Within the Echinicola sp. 20G genome, the region CATGGTGGTAAAAGGTGAATTTCAGGTCAAGGGCAGTCAGGAGCTAGCTGATCTTTAAATTTTTGTTTTATATTCCAATGGTAAGACTTGCTCAAAAACCTTTCTTTTAAAATAATTTACCTCATAGTGAGTGACTAAAATTGGAAATATTTAATAGAAATAGTAATGCCTTTTCAATGTCGGCCTGAGTGGTATCGAAGGCTGACATTGAGTAATGGAAATAACCTTTCTTTCTGACACGCTAAATAGTAAAAAGCTACTTTTGTTTATTATTGGACATCCGTGCAAGGGAAATTTAACCTTATAAATAATTTCAGGAAATGAAGTGAAGTACCTTGGATTCAATTCAATCACATTTTCCGAAATGTTATAAATTTGTTCATTCCAAATGGACAAGCGCTAGTGTTTCCCAACCGCTGAGATCCTTATTGTGCCCCACCTTTTCCATTGCTTGGGAAATTTTATTTTTGAAGGCCCAGCAAGTTTCTCTCCTGAGATCCAAAATTTCAGAAAGTTCATTTAGTGTAAGCTCTACATCTTTCCGGTTGGACAGGTACAATATATAGAAAGCTTTTTCAATGGGAAATTTCAATTTGTGAAATAATGTATCCACTGTCGGTGACTCGAAGTAATTGCAATTTTTACATCTTCTTCCATGATTAGGCGCCTCAGCGTATTTGTTGTAGCCACACTTTTTACAGATATACTTATGCTTCCACTTCAGTTCTGATAGAAATTGCAGGCAACTATCTTTGTCGGGGAAGACATTTTTGAAACTTTCAAAATCCAAACCTTTCATCAAAGCCAGGTTCTTGGTAACTTCTTCCATGTTGGTCCGAAGTTGCTCATTATTTTTCCTGAGATAGTCATTGATTTGATTGACTTGAATGTTCAACTCTTGCAACTTTAAATTAGTGGTCTGAAGCTGTACATTTTTATTGGCCAAGTCTGTTGCCATATTTTCAATCTTCTCGGTCCTTTCCTTGACTTTTTGCTGGAGTTTATTGTTAAGTTCATCGGCTAGTCTGTTTTTCTCCTCCAATGCCAATGTCCTTTCCTCACTGACAGTTTGATATTGATCTTGAAGAAATTTGATTTGATTGAATATGGAAAGAGAAAAGAGTACCACTTCCATAAAGATTACAGGATGAACAAAATACCAATTGATAACTTGATCCTCAAACAACGCGAAGACTATTGTATGGCTGTTGATTATGATCAAAAATAAACAGGCATTTGCAAAAATATATGACCAGGAATAGATCTTAGACCTTAGCAGCAGTCTTAACCCTATACAAAATGGGACCAGCATGATAAATATCGTTAGACCTATATACAAACGACCCTCTATATGAAAAAAGGAGTCTTGGGTAAAAAAAAGTAAGCCTTTTAGGATAATAGCAATGATAGTTGCCTTTAACATCAATTGGCTCGCGGAATATTTTTGGACAAACCTGTTCGAAAAAAGTAAAGTTGCTATGACCACTGCAAATTGGGTGATATTTCCCTTGGTCCAGT harbors:
- a CDS encoding 7TM-DISM domain-containing protein; this encodes MLFISSPCFAMGEKTFVIKGGEDYDNIIEYMDFLVDPNNDLTVNQIAENNFNGAFRPILYNNILYDNLEHDVWLRLIVKNNDIVQDHSWYFESWGFDINQFTFYFPNPDGTYAVNTSGYDFPFGQRNIKHKNFNYLLDLRPGEQKTYYFKVRRSYPLAFNLHLRTNEKFIEHTLNEYYFLGIYYGVLALILVFNLYLVYKLKDTLYLYFAGLILACIWFSFGRDGLGFQYLWPNYPNLNYWTKGNITQFAVVIATLLFSNRFVQKYSASQLMLKATIIAIILKGLLFFTQDSFFHIEGRLYIGLTIFIMLVPFCIGLRLLLRSKIYSWSYIFANACLFLIIINSHTIVFALFEDQVINWYFVHPVIFMEVVLFSLSIFNQIKFLQDQYQTVSEERTLALEEKNRLADELNNKLQQKVKERTEKIENMATDLANKNVQLQTTNLKLQELNIQVNQINDYLRKNNEQLRTNMEEVTKNLALMKGLDFESFKNVFPDKDSCLQFLSELKWKHKYICKKCGYNKYAEAPNHGRRCKNCNYFESPTVDTLFHKLKFPIEKAFYILYLSNRKDVELTLNELSEILDLRRETCWAFKNKISQAMEKVGHNKDLSGWETLALVHLE